In the Chrysiogenia bacterium genome, one interval contains:
- a CDS encoding response regulator, with the protein MASLRVLLVDDVQAVIDEETRFLADTDAEITSATDGMAALRAIKEQRPHVVFLDLNLPLMNGDVVCRAIKNISELENTAIIMVSADSDEKSLQRCYTCGADAYVIKPMTKEDMLEKLDLVASEVEFEEGEATDEA; encoded by the coding sequence ATGGCAAGTCTGCGAGTGCTGCTGGTCGACGATGTCCAGGCAGTCATTGATGAAGAAACCCGTTTTCTGGCGGACACCGACGCCGAAATCACCTCCGCAACCGACGGCATGGCGGCGCTGCGCGCCATCAAGGAGCAGCGCCCCCACGTGGTGTTCCTGGACCTCAACCTGCCGCTGATGAACGGCGACGTGGTCTGCCGGGCAATCAAGAACATCTCGGAGCTTGAGAACACGGCCATCATCATGGTGAGCGCCGACAGCGACGAGAAGAGCCTCCAGCGCTGCTACACCTGCGGCGCCGATGCCTATGTCATCAAGCCGATGACCAAGGAAGACATGCTCGAAAAGCTCGACCTTGTGGCCTCCGAGGTCGAGTTCGAAGAAGGCGAAGCCACCGACGAAGCCTGA